Proteins encoded within one genomic window of Acidicapsa ligni:
- a CDS encoding peptide-N4-asparagine amidase: MTLIVWNSRFYATLALAVCAAVLPSATHAQVVIAPDPPVIGSSNTVTADPPVSHPKTTPCAVTLFTNLEFADYNTKNYTYTPPKGCEGPWAKVIFKADFTVTAGLQFDRSAQFYLGGANIFFGTTPEPRAALSPSWHVERDVTDLSALLHNSQAGTAILGNFIGESGGSDYTGIIYGDAQLEFYPPERGESVPAVPDVVIGLPGNGGAATLNTTASQLTQAVTLPRNVEKAYLDVIAQSQSNDEFWYLCVPDALAAELQSCGGTGFRETEISIDGVPAGVAPVYPWIFTGGIDPALWEPIPGVQTLNFKPFRVDLTPFAGVLSNGKPHTVAISVFNADSYFAATATLLVYTDRDSRQVTGEVISNTLAATPTPTITNKILTDASGNITGYVTVASKRNFSIVGKTLTSHGTVITTVAGNLNFSNSQNFVINDSAYKQDLTQSTEGLVTTTTVADGAKTVVASTIYYPFTFNYDETVNADGTLTVHNASNQQDWFIGATPWDDHGRHATPFLNATMNEVISQDDMHYDANGNFTGRSANSTQNYVTGNSTGYCSSRALTSKNLALTSDKTGAVCSYLYSKF; this comes from the coding sequence ATGACACTCATCGTATGGAATTCCAGATTTTATGCCACGCTGGCGTTAGCAGTCTGCGCCGCTGTTCTCCCATCGGCCACACATGCCCAGGTTGTTATTGCGCCCGATCCGCCAGTTATCGGCAGCAGTAACACTGTTACCGCCGATCCGCCCGTTTCTCATCCAAAAACCACGCCCTGCGCGGTAACTCTATTTACCAACCTGGAGTTTGCCGATTACAACACCAAGAACTATACCTACACTCCGCCCAAGGGCTGCGAGGGGCCGTGGGCAAAGGTTATCTTCAAAGCGGATTTCACCGTAACCGCAGGGCTGCAATTCGACAGGTCAGCCCAGTTTTATCTGGGTGGTGCGAATATCTTCTTTGGCACAACGCCAGAGCCACGCGCGGCACTTAGCCCCTCCTGGCATGTCGAGCGGGATGTTACCGATCTAAGTGCGCTGCTTCATAACTCGCAGGCTGGAACAGCTATCCTGGGTAACTTCATTGGCGAGTCGGGCGGCTCCGATTACACCGGCATCATTTATGGTGATGCCCAATTGGAGTTTTATCCTCCAGAACGTGGCGAAAGCGTTCCCGCTGTTCCAGACGTGGTAATTGGCCTTCCCGGCAACGGCGGCGCCGCTACGCTGAACACAACGGCAAGCCAGCTAACTCAGGCTGTAACTCTCCCCAGGAATGTGGAAAAGGCCTATCTGGATGTAATCGCGCAGAGCCAGTCAAACGATGAGTTCTGGTATCTATGCGTACCCGATGCCCTGGCCGCCGAGTTACAAAGCTGCGGCGGCACTGGCTTCCGTGAGACGGAGATCAGTATCGATGGAGTTCCCGCAGGCGTCGCGCCAGTCTATCCGTGGATCTTCACCGGTGGAATAGATCCTGCGCTGTGGGAGCCGATTCCCGGCGTGCAGACGCTCAATTTCAAACCATTCCGCGTTGACCTCACACCCTTTGCCGGAGTGCTTTCCAATGGCAAGCCGCATACTGTAGCGATCAGCGTTTTCAATGCGGATAGTTACTTCGCCGCGACTGCAACCCTGCTTGTTTATACCGATAGGGATTCAAGGCAGGTAACTGGAGAAGTTATCTCCAACACGCTGGCAGCCACGCCAACACCGACGATAACGAATAAGATACTCACCGATGCAAGCGGCAATATTACCGGCTATGTCACGGTCGCTTCCAAACGAAACTTTTCGATTGTCGGCAAGACTCTAACATCGCATGGAACGGTAATCACAACCGTGGCTGGAAATCTCAACTTCTCCAACAGCCAGAACTTTGTCATCAACGATTCAGCCTACAAACAAGACCTGACGCAATCCACAGAAGGATTGGTCACAACAACGACCGTGGCTGACGGAGCAAAGACCGTCGTAGCCAGCACGATCTATTATCCCTTCACCTTTAACTACGATGAAACCGTGAATGCCGACGGTACCCTCACCGTCCACAATGCCTCAAATCAACAGGACTGGTTCATCGGAGCAACTCCCTGGGATGACCACGGCCGTCACGCAACTCCCTTCCTGAACGCGACTATGAATGAAGTGATCTCACAGGATGATATGCACTATGACGCCAACGGCAATTTCACCGGCCGCTCGGCAAACAGCACGCAGAATTACGTTACCGGCAACTCCACGGGATACTGCTCCAGCCGTGCGCTTACCTCCAAAAATCTGGCCCTTACGAGCGATAAAACTGGCGCGGTGTGCTCGTACCTTTACAGCAAGTTCTAA
- the coaBC gene encoding bifunctional phosphopantothenoylcysteine decarboxylase/phosphopantothenate--cysteine ligase CoaBC has protein sequence MKVMVGVSGGIAAYKAAELVRELQRQALDVRVVMTDAAQKFVQPLTFAALTGHKVITSLWPQSAEAGGSGDGGFESSIEHIAEAQWADALVVAPATAHTLAKFAHGMADDFLTTMYLATAAPVLVAPAMNVNMWEHPATQANLEILRQRGVRVIEPGSGHLACGMVGPGRMAEPEFIANAVLGALGRSHDLAGETVLITAGGTREALDPVRFLGNRSSGKMGYSLAEAAQSRGAKVILISGPSALYPPAHCELVKVTTADEMRAAVLSRMPEATLVIKSAAVADYRPSIVADQKLKRTGPLTIEFLPTEDILAEVVRQRKPGQLIVGFAAETENGVENGRAKLLRKGVDAIVMNDVSREGVGFDSDLNAATFLTATTAIDLPEMPKRKLADRILDEVVGLRRPQSLLVELASNETVDRVESQAAARRQIMIE, from the coding sequence ATGAAAGTCATGGTTGGCGTATCGGGCGGCATCGCGGCGTACAAGGCCGCTGAACTGGTGCGTGAGTTGCAACGGCAGGCTCTGGATGTCCGCGTGGTCATGACCGATGCGGCGCAGAAGTTCGTGCAGCCGCTCACTTTTGCCGCGCTGACCGGGCATAAAGTCATCACCAGTCTCTGGCCCCAGTCGGCGGAAGCGGGCGGAAGCGGCGACGGCGGGTTTGAATCCAGCATCGAGCATATTGCCGAGGCCCAATGGGCGGATGCGCTTGTTGTCGCGCCTGCGACGGCACACACCCTGGCAAAGTTCGCACATGGCATGGCCGACGATTTTTTAACCACCATGTATCTCGCCACGGCGGCCCCGGTCCTGGTTGCCCCGGCGATGAATGTCAATATGTGGGAGCATCCTGCCACCCAGGCCAATCTGGAAATTCTGCGGCAGCGCGGCGTTCGTGTAATCGAGCCCGGGTCCGGCCATCTCGCCTGCGGAATGGTCGGTCCTGGCCGCATGGCCGAGCCGGAATTTATTGCCAACGCAGTCCTTGGCGCGCTGGGCCGCAGCCATGATCTCGCGGGCGAAACAGTCCTGATTACCGCTGGCGGCACACGCGAGGCACTGGATCCGGTGCGCTTCCTGGGCAATCGTTCGAGCGGCAAAATGGGTTATTCTCTCGCCGAAGCCGCGCAGAGCCGCGGAGCAAAGGTGATCCTGATCAGCGGTCCGTCGGCGCTGTATCCCCCGGCCCATTGCGAACTGGTGAAAGTCACCACCGCAGACGAGATGCGCGCTGCCGTGTTGAGCCGCATGCCGGAAGCCACGCTGGTCATCAAATCGGCAGCCGTAGCCGATTACCGCCCCAGCATCGTCGCCGACCAGAAGCTGAAGCGAACCGGCCCATTGACCATCGAGTTCCTGCCTACCGAGGATATCCTCGCCGAAGTAGTACGGCAGCGCAAGCCGGGGCAATTGATCGTCGGTTTTGCAGCCGAAACCGAAAACGGTGTCGAGAACGGTCGCGCCAAGTTGCTGCGCAAAGGCGTGGACGCGATTGTCATGAACGATGTTTCGCGCGAAGGCGTAGGCTTTGATTCGGATCTGAACGCAGCCACTTTCCTGACTGCAACCACGGCTATCGATCTGCCGGAGATGCCCAAACGCAAGCTGGCCGATCGTATCCTGGACGAAGTTGTCGGATTGCGCAGGCCGCAGTCATTGCTTGTGGAGCTGGCCTCCAACGAAACGGTGGATCGTGTGGAGTCGCAAGCCGCAGCACGCCGCCAGATTATGATCGAGTAG
- a CDS encoding uracil-DNA glycosylase, with translation MTLPFPNDPAMREALSERLRFYRELGIGEFYRRPVDEAAWTQAEPEPQLEEARVAAPPEPVRREIPAAAAPPVRNAAIFSSQIEESLIAPRKPFPAPPPQAAALPPEQHFAALKLIREEIGDCTRCDLSKGRNKIVFGDGHPEAKLFFVGEGPGADEDAQGLPFVGRGGQLLNNMINAMGLKREDVYIANVVKCRPPANRTPEPDEAHTCSPFLFRQIDVVRPQVIVALGQTAVTYLTGEKKPLSAWRGTVHPLRGTKLIVTYHPAFLLRDPNQKKHAWADLQIAMRELGLTAPARK, from the coding sequence GTGACGCTTCCTTTTCCAAATGATCCAGCCATGCGCGAAGCACTGAGCGAACGCCTGCGCTTTTATCGCGAACTGGGGATCGGCGAGTTTTATCGCCGTCCCGTGGACGAGGCTGCCTGGACACAAGCTGAGCCTGAGCCTCAGCTTGAAGAGGCCAGGGTCGCTGCACCGCCCGAACCCGTTCGCCGCGAGATTCCTGCCGCTGCCGCGCCGCCTGTGCGCAATGCTGCTATATTTTCAAGCCAGATCGAGGAGTCTCTCATCGCACCCCGCAAACCATTTCCCGCTCCCCCACCTCAAGCCGCAGCCCTGCCTCCGGAGCAGCATTTTGCCGCGTTGAAACTCATTCGCGAAGAGATCGGCGACTGCACTCGTTGCGACCTCTCCAAGGGCCGCAACAAGATCGTCTTCGGCGACGGTCATCCCGAAGCCAAACTGTTCTTCGTAGGCGAAGGCCCCGGTGCGGATGAAGACGCGCAAGGCCTGCCTTTCGTAGGCCGCGGCGGGCAACTGTTGAACAACATGATCAACGCCATGGGCCTCAAACGCGAAGATGTCTACATCGCCAACGTGGTGAAGTGCAGGCCGCCTGCCAATCGCACACCCGAGCCGGACGAGGCTCATACCTGCTCACCATTTCTCTTCAGACAGATTGATGTCGTGAGGCCGCAGGTAATCGTGGCTCTGGGGCAGACCGCTGTGACTTATCTCACCGGCGAAAAAAAGCCGCTTTCAGCATGGCGCGGCACGGTCCATCCTCTACGCGGTACAAAACTGATCGTGACCTATCATCCGGCATTTTTACTGCGCGATCCGAACCAGAAAAAACACGCCTGGGCCGATCTCCAGATCGCCATGCGGGAGCTGGGGCTCACCGCGCCTGCGCGCAAATAG
- the rpoZ gene encoding DNA-directed RNA polymerase subunit omega, with product MTMEPTNELSIETKFDSNYRKVLVAARRARQIQSGASPLIRSNSNKACRLAQEEIMAGKIAYVHTGPPPEKPTLEDPGIPILAI from the coding sequence ATGACCATGGAACCAACGAATGAACTATCGATTGAGACCAAGTTTGACTCCAACTACCGTAAAGTCCTGGTAGCCGCACGTCGCGCACGCCAGATTCAGAGTGGCGCCAGCCCGCTGATCCGCAGCAATTCAAACAAAGCCTGCCGTCTCGCGCAGGAAGAGATCATGGCGGGCAAAATTGCCTACGTGCATACCGGCCCTCCTCCGGAAAAACCCACACTCGAAGATCCCGGCATTCCCATTCTTGCCATCTAG